A single genomic interval of Pyrobaculum arsenaticum DSM 13514 harbors:
- a CDS encoding DUF790 family protein — protein sequence MIPIDYLRVAKRGREVKPKYLRDERAAAEVIQVAKSAKTVGQFRKAAEATSPDKKLSRGLAHLLERHMELEKLDAKLVARVRMEVFKTASQRGYPLTPEEREEIFRLVASRLGLGVDEVKKLFLKAYEENREIVKLPDIGPDDLTRLYNLALIQALLFKSLYVKAKLPNSPTHIKSLIRAVKGYRLMYIAEARGQFLEFAFDGPVSALRQTERYGTRLAKLVPYITSADRWEIEAEVKVGERKYLFRESWETAPPLPKVAVEAEEFDSSIELEFYRQVSRLCKVEREPEAIVVDGRIYIPDFKIGDLYVEIVGFWTPDYLKRKYEKVVKAGKPILVLVAEELAMATWKELMPNVVIFKGRPRLSDVYKYIKPYCSARR from the coding sequence GTGATACCAATAGACTACCTCCGAGTGGCGAAGAGGGGAAGGGAGGTAAAGCCAAAGTACCTACGCGACGAGAGGGCGGCGGCAGAGGTGATCCAGGTAGCCAAGTCCGCTAAGACAGTTGGGCAGTTTAGAAAGGCGGCTGAGGCGACGAGCCCCGACAAAAAGCTCTCAAGAGGGTTGGCGCATCTACTAGAGCGGCATATGGAGTTGGAGAAACTCGATGCCAAGCTAGTCGCCAGGGTGAGGATGGAGGTTTTCAAAACAGCATCGCAAAGAGGCTACCCCCTAACGCCTGAAGAGAGGGAAGAAATTTTTCGCCTCGTAGCGTCAAGGCTGGGTCTAGGCGTTGACGAGGTGAAGAAGTTATTCCTAAAGGCCTACGAAGAGAATAGGGAAATCGTAAAGCTCCCAGACATCGGACCCGATGACTTGACAAGACTTTACAACCTGGCGCTTATACAGGCACTTCTTTTCAAGTCGCTATACGTAAAGGCCAAGCTCCCCAACTCGCCTACTCACATCAAGAGCTTGATAAGAGCCGTCAAGGGCTACCGCCTAATGTATATTGCTGAGGCTAGAGGCCAATTCCTTGAGTTCGCCTTCGACGGCCCTGTGTCCGCGTTGCGGCAGACCGAGAGGTACGGGACTAGGCTAGCGAAACTCGTGCCATATATCACCTCGGCTGATCGGTGGGAGATAGAGGCGGAGGTGAAGGTGGGGGAGAGGAAGTACCTTTTTAGAGAAAGCTGGGAGACCGCCCCGCCCCTGCCCAAAGTTGCCGTAGAGGCGGAGGAGTTTGACAGCTCGATAGAGCTGGAGTTCTACCGACAGGTTTCGAGGCTCTGCAAAGTGGAGAGGGAGCCCGAGGCTATTGTGGTAGACGGGAGGATATACATCCCCGACTTCAAAATAGGCGACCTATACGTGGAGATAGTCGGCTTCTGGACGCCGGACTACCTCAAACGAAAATACGAGAAGGTGGTGAAGGCGGGGAAGCCCATCTTAGTCCTCGTGGCGGAGGAGTTAGCAATGGCCACTTGGAAGGAGCTTATGCCAAACGTAGTGATTTTTAAAGGGAGGCCGAGGCTAAGCGATGTGTATAAGTACATAAAGCCTTACTGCTCTGCCAGGCGTTAG